Proteins encoded in a region of the Oscarella lobularis chromosome 5, ooOscLobu1.1, whole genome shotgun sequence genome:
- the LOC136186879 gene encoding uncharacterized protein isoform X3, giving the protein MAVSRNDKCLRDSLVGAIEVGDFEGVKECLRKGAKFNYLAPLPKACANGHVKIAEILIDSGEQVNKADTFGRTALQRACANGHLDVAKLLIDSGARVNKAGMAGLTALQEASINGHLDVAKVLIDSGAQVNEADMYDGRTALQEACSHGHLDVAKLLIDSGAEVNKADEYGRTALQGACANGHLDVAKLLIDSGVQVNEAGTGGLTALQEAFINGHLDVGKLLLDSGAQVNEANEGGLTALRGASINGFFDVAKLLIDSGAQVNEADEDGFTPLQGACSHGHLDVAKLLIDSGAEVNKADKYGRTALQEAFINGHLDVGKLLLDSGAQVNEAHTGGLTALRGASINGLFDVAKLLIDSGAQVNEADEDGFTPLQGACSHGHLGVAKLLIESGAQLNKADEYGRTALREAFSCGHLDVAKLLIGSGAQVNEADEYGLTALQDACANGLFDVAKLLIDSGAQVNEPGRYGLTALQNACATGHLDVAKLLIDSGAQVNEPGRYGHTALQNACATGHLDVAKLLIDSGAQVNKADEFGRTALQGACANGHLDVANLLIDSGAQVNEAGRYGGTALQGSCVNGHLDVAKLLIDSGARVNEAGRYGRTALQGACENGHLDVAKHLIDSGAQVNKADEYRSTALHRAQVNEAGTYGGTALQGACENGHLDVAKLLIDSGAQVNEDGFTPLFSASFNCHLDVAKLLINAGALVNEGDETLSTALYEACQTGRLEMSKYLIYAGADVNKMYKVLVRFMNQVACLNGHLDVAKFLLDAGADVTKIEPDEILFSGLRQQCRTGRGEIIRLLLHAGANLIFSELFENACEWGHVEIAKVLLGAGVDVKKTEIRLTPLLLNACWEGYADVAELLINAGADVNETVLESEERTVFMAACSAGHVEIAKVLIEAGADVTMTDIKGNSALLLLAKNSHKITALALFFDLVKLILLKEPTLIERRGEDGLLPHEIQGRPEVRKFFLDAWIKYRYAKLYSQGTTKQTKIKVCVIGKAEAGKTTLIKTLKNIYWKNGGDDKRTAGMDVSAAKIKSAGDVVFCDFAGQEFFHKTHGLFFSESTTVFLLVVDLTKDENELKTWSHYFCSFVKCSVVLNEKANFVVVGSKRDLLPIATVGETKLQQVFTYLRLNFGPWFNFYKRYFVLNCRDRKSSDLDLLREAISEVKALTIKAAQEVPIIVEAATASFLPTLRHPFTKRQSVLDKVRLFFSADGRQKEEIHTRTMSVLENLPETGKEKSIHLMELSIFKDIMAHGLYPGLTVEVQKLLTEFLQGIGEILVIEDRIILDPTWLCHNIIGPLLSPLDSEFPVSLVCSPPGTTTKDDIQSALEAFNRRKWENIDETIRLLCHLEICYELPSKQNTYQFPALLEEKRPSNVWSENSGMTIYVGRRVRRAEETDIITPGTMPFLQCHVRNVPCFHGLDPVVWQDGLIIRDKIDDVLVEGLITLQEQDKALDFVVRGPVNSERECLKLLNNLMKTGKEILRKRSPGTESLLWYISSTELKQLKEFPLAYEKATINEKIETSTKSSASVSKGMVIDSLRDLLALGDNHIDYLSCNTLSAIIMCLEKDDAALDALKGHLPGLSNADQIKCNTAEELFSTWSKNVVATTHCFAIAARRSNLPYLLALLSEDGAIELSADETIEAKEDLAFIRTNSPSTIKRRRVEQATGPLSALSTSDDEEISSLFDEDYLDEPLTGREIFRAAERIQPVWNLVGRVLGPEPFQRFQLHAFGEKKNDHERALDMLDAWANQFGRRATRRHFIASMRDVGYLKEVASIFSGPQ; this is encoded by the exons ATGGCCGTCTCGAGGAATGATAAATGCTTGCGAGATTCGCTTGTTGGCGCGATTGAAGTAGGTGACTTTGAAGGAGTGAAAGAATGCCTGAGAAAAGGAGCGAAATTCAATTATCTCGCGCCTTTGCCTAAAGCATGTGCAAATGGTCACGTGAAAATTGCtgaaattttaattgacaGCGGAGAACAAGTGAATAAGGCAGACACG TTTGGACGCACGGCTTTGCAGAGAGCATGTGCAAATGGTCACTTGGATGTTGCTAAACTTTTAATTGACAGCGGAGCACGAGTGAATAAGGCGGGCATG GCTGGACTCACGGCTTTGCAGGAAGCATCTATTAATGGTCACTTGGATGTCGCTAAAGTTTTAATTGACAGCGGAGCACAAGTGAATGAGGCAGACATG TATGATGGACGCACGGCTTTGCAGGAAGCATGTTCTCATGGTCACTTGGATGTTGCTAAACTTTTAATTGACAGCGGAGCAGAAGTGAATAAAGCAGACGAG TATGGACGCACGGCTTTGCAGGGAGCATGTGCAAATGGTCACTTGGATGTTGCTAAACTTTTAATTGACAGCGGAGTACAAGTGAATGAGGCGGGCACG GGTGGACTCACGGCTTTGCAGGAAGCATTTATTAATGGTCACTTGGATGTCGGTAAACTTTTACTTGACAGCGGAGCACAAGTGAATGAAGCAAACGAG GGTGGACTCACGGCTTTGCGTGGAGCATCTATTAATGGTTTCTTTGATGTTGCTAAACTTTTAATTGACAGCGGAGCACAAGTGAATGAGGCGGACGAG GATGGTTTCACGCCTTTGCAGGGAGCATGTTCTCATGGTCACTTGGATGTTGCTAAACTTTTAATTGACAGCGGAGCAGAAGTGAATAAAGCAGACAAG TATGGACGCACGGCTTTGCAGGAAGCATTTATTAATGGTCACTTGGATGTCGGGAAACTTTTACTTGACAGCGGAGCACAAGTGAATGAGGCACACACG GGTGGACTCACGGCTTTGCGTGGAGCATCTATTAATGGTCTCTTTGATGTTGCTAAACTTTTAATTGACAGCGGAGCACAAGTGAATGAGGCGGACGAG GATGGTTTCACGCCTTTGCAGGGAGCATGTTCTCATGGTCACTTGGGTGTTGCTAAACTTTTAATTGAAAGCGGAGCACAATTGAATAAGGCAGACGAG TATGGACGCACGGCTTTGCGGGAAGCATTTTCTTGTGGTCACTTGGATGTTGCTAAACTTTTAATTGGCAGCGGAGCACAAGTGAATGAGGCAGACGAG TATGGACTCACGGCTTTGCAGGATGCATGTGCAAATGGTCTCTTTGATGTTGCTAAACTTTTAATTGACAGCGGAGCACAAGTGAATGAGCCAGGCAGG TATGGACTCACGGCTTTGCAGAATGCATGTGCAACTGGTCACTTGGATGTTGCTAAACTTTTAATTGACAGCGGAGCACAAGTGAATGAGCCAGGCAGG TATGGACACACGGCTTTGCAGAATGCATGTGCAACTGGTCACTTGGATGTTGCTAAACTTTTAATTGACAGCGGAGCACAAGTGAATAAAGCAGACGAG TTTGGACGCACGGCTTTGCAGGGAGCATGTGCAAATGGTCACTTGGATGTTGCTAATCTTTTAATTGACAGCGGAGCACAAGTAAATGAGGCAGGCAGG TATGGAGGCACGGCTTTGCAGGGATCATGTGTAAATGGTCACTTGGATGTTGCTAAACTTTTAATTGACAGCGGAGCACGAGTGAATGAGGCAGGCAGG TATGGACGCACGGCTTTGCAGGGAGCATGTGAAAATGGTCACTTGGATGTTGCTAAACATTTAATTGACAGCGGAGCACAAGTGAATAAAGCAGACGAG TATAGATCCACGGCTTTACA CCGAGCACAAGTGAATGAGGCAGGCACG TATGGAGGCACGGCTTTGCAGGGAGCATGTGAAAATGGTCACTTGGATGTTGCTAAACTTTTAATTGACAGCGGAGCACAAGTGAATGAG GATGGTTTCACGCCTTTGTTTTCAGCATCTTTTAATTGTCACTTGGATGTTGCTAAACTTTTAATTAACGCTGGAGCGTTGGTGAATGAGGGAGATGAG ACTCTGTCCACAGCCTTATATGAGGCATGTCAAACTGGTCGCTTAGAAATGTCAAAATATTTAATCTACGCTGGAGCAGACGTCAATAAGATGTATAAGGTTTTAGTGCGCTTTATGAATCAG GTAGCCTGTCTCAATGGTCACTTGGATGTTGCTAAATTTTTACTTGACGCTGGAGCAGATGTAACTAAAATTGAGCCAGACGAG ATTTTGTTCTCTGGCTTGCGTCAACAATGCAGAACTGGTCGCGGAGAAATCATTAGGCTTTTACTCCACGCTGGAGCTAATCTTATT TTTTCAGAGCTTTTCGAAAATGCGTGTGAATGGGGTCACGTGGAAATCGCAAAGGTCTTACTTGGCGCTGGAGTAGATGTCAAAAAGACAGAAATT AGGCTCACACCGTTGTTGTTGAACGCTTGTTGGGAAGGCTACGCAGATGTTGCAGAACTGCTAATCAACGCCGGAGCCGATGTAAACGAGACAGTCTTGGAATCT GAGGAACGTACGGTTTTTATGGCAGCATGTTCGGCTGGTCACGTAGAAATTGCGAAAGTACTAATCGAAGCTGGAGCAGACGTCACTATGACGGACATT AAAGGAAATTCAGCTTTGCTTCTGCTTGCGAAAAATAGTCACAAAATTACTG CTCTCGCTTTATTTTTTGATCTCGTAAAACTCATTCTCCTGAAAGAGCCTACTCTTATTGAACGTCGTGGAGAG GATGGTCTACTTCCTCACGAGATTCAAGGCCGGCCGGAAGTGAGGAAATTTTTCCTGGACGCATGG attaAATATCGATACGCTAAACTTTACTCGCAAGGGACGACCAAGCAAACGAAAATTAAGGTATGCGTTATTGGAAAAGCTGAAGCCGGTAAAACAACTCTCATAAAAACTCTGAAAAACATTTATTGGAAAAATGGAGGTGACGACAAACGGACTGCCGGCATGGATGTATCAGCtgcaaaaattaaatcagCTGGTGACGTTGTCTTTTGCGATTTTGCTGGGCAGGAGTTCTTCCATAAGACGCACGGGTTGTTTTTCTCCGAATCTACCACTGTTTTCCTGCTCGTTGTCGACTTGACGAAAGACGAGAATGAGCTAAAAACTTGGAGCCACTATTTCTGTTCATTCGTGAAATGCAGCGTTGTTCTAAATGAAAAGGCTAACTTCGTCGTTGTAGGAAGCAAGAGAGATTTACTTCCAATTGCCACAGTTGGGGAAACTAAATTGCAGCAAGTTTTCACGTACTTAAGGCTAAATTTTGGTCCTTGGTTTAACTTCTACAAGAGGTATTTTGTTTTGAATTGCCGTGATCGGAAGTCAAGCGATTTGGATCTTCTAAGGGAAGCTATTAGCGAAGTGAAAGCGCTCACCATAAAG GCGGCTCAAGAGGTTCCTATTATAGTTGAGGCGGCAACTGCGTCTTTTTTACCTACGCTGCGGCATCCGTTCACAAAACGCCAATCTGTTCTTGACAAGGTGCGTTTGTTCTTCTCTGCTGACGGTAGACAGAAGGAAGAAATACATACAAGAACTATGTCTGTGTTGGAGAATCTTCCTGAGACCGGAAAG GAAAAAAGCATTCATTTAATGGAATTGAGCATTTTTAAGGATATAATGGCACACGGCCTCTACCCTGGCCTCACCGTTGAAGTTCAAAAGCTACTTACCGAGTTTCTACAAGGAATCGGCGAG ATTTTAGTGATTGAAGATAGGATCATTTTGGATCCAACTTGGCTATGTCACAATATCATTGGTCCACTCTTGTCTCCTTTGGATTCTGAGTTTCCAGTTTCTCTTGTGTGCTCTCCACCCGGAACAACAACCAAGGATGACATCCAGAGTGCACTTGAAGCCTTCAACAGGCGAAAGTGGGAAAATATCGACGAAACAATTCGGCTTCTGTGCCATTTGGAAATTTGCTATGAGCTTCCTAGTAAACAGAATACCTATCAGTTTCCAGCTCTACTGGAGGAGAAACGTCCGTCTAATGTGTGGTCTGAAAATTCTGGGATGACGATTTACGTTGGACGTCGAGTGAGACGAGCTGAAGAGACGGACATAATCACTCCAGGAACTATGCCGTTTCTTCAGTGTCACGTTCGCAATGTTCCTTGTTTCCACGGCTTAGATCCTGTCGTTTGGCAAGACGGGTTGATAATCAGAGATAAAATAGACGATGTCTTGGTGGAAGGACTGATAACATTGCAAGAGCAGGATAAAGCATTGGATTTCGTTGTGCGTGGGCCGGTTAATTCCGAGCGGGAATGCCTGAAACTTCTTAATAATTTAATGAAAACTgggaaagaaattcttcgaaAGAGGAGTCCAGGGACAGAAAGCCTTCTCTGGTACATCAGCTCTACCGAATTGAAGCAGTTGAAAGAGTTTCCTTTGGCTTACGAAAAAGCAACTATTAACGAAAAGATAGAGACTTCAACAAAGTCAAGCGCTTCAGTCAGCAAGGGAATGGTCATAGACAGCCTTAGAGATCTTCTTGCTCTTGGCGACAACCACATCGACTACCTATCTTGCAATACACTCTCCGCTATAATAATGTGCTTGGAGAAAGACGATGCGGCATTGGACGCTTTGAAAGGGCATTTGCCGGGCTTGTCAAATGCTGACCAAATTAAATGCAATACAGCAGAAGAGCTGTTTTCTACTTGGAGTAAAAATGTTGTCGCTACAACGCATTGCTTTGCTATTGCTGCAAGGCGATCTAATTTGCCGTACTTGTTAGCTCTTTTGAGTGAAGATGGTGCTATAGAACTGTCTGCTGATGAG acgatAGAGGCAAAAGAAGACTTGGCTTTCATTCGGACTAATTCTCCTTCCACAATTAAAA GGCGTCGTGTTGAGCAAGCAACTGGACCTCTGTCTGCGCTTTCCAcaagtgacgacgaag AAATCTCTTCTCTATTTGATGAGGACTACCTTGATGAACCATTGACCGGACGCGAAATATTTCGAGCGGCTGAACGCATTCAACCAGTATGGAATCTTGTTGGAAGAGTTTTGGGACCGGAACCTTTCCAGCGTTTCCAACTGCATGCAtttggagaaaaaaagaacgatcACGAACGTGCTCTAGATATGCTGGACGCGTGGGCGAACCAGTTCGGCAGAAGAGCAACCCGCAGGCACTTCATTGCTTCTATGAGGGACGTGGGCTACTTAAAAGAAGTAgcctcaattttttctg GCCCACAATGA
- the LOC136186879 gene encoding uncharacterized protein isoform X5, with product MAVSRNDKCLRDSLVGAIEVGDFEGVKECLRKGAKFNYLAPLPKACANGHVKIAEILIDSGEQVNKADTFGRTALQRACANGHLDVAKLLIDSGARVNKAGMAGLTALQEASINGHLDVAKVLIDSGAQVNEADMYDGRTALQEACSHGHLDVAKLLIDSGAEVNKADEYGRTALQGACANGHLDVAKLLIDSGVQVNEAGTGGLTALQEAFINGHLDVGKLLLDSGAQVNEANEGGLTALRGASINGFFDVAKLLIDSGAQVNEADEDGFTPLQGACSHGHLDVAKLLIDSGAEVNKADKYGRTALQEAFINGHLDVGKLLLDSGAQVNEAHTGGLTALRGASINGLFDVAKLLIDSGAQVNEADEDGFTPLQGACSHGHLGVAKLLIESGAQLNKADEYGRTALREAFSCGHLDVAKLLIGSGAQVNEADEYGLTALQDACANGLFDVAKLLIDSGAQVNEPGRYGLTALQNACATGHLDVAKLLIDSGAQVNEPGRYGHTALQNACATGHLDVAKLLIDSGAQVNKADEFGRTALQGACANGHLDVANLLIDSGAQVNEAGRYGGTALQGSCVNGHLDVAKLLIDSGARVNEAGRYGRTALQGACENGHLDVAKHLIDSGAQVNKADEYRSTALHRAQVNEAGTYGGTALQGACENGHLDVAKLLIDSGAQVNEAGRDGFTPLFSASFNCHLDVAKLLINAGALVNEGDETLSTALYEACQTGRLEMSKYLIYAGADVNKMYKVACLNGHLDVAKFLLDAGADVTKIEPDEILFSGLRQQCRTGRGEIIRLLLHAGANLIFSELFENACEWGHVEIAKVLLGAGVDVKKTEIRLTPLLLNACWEGYADVAELLINAGADVNETVLESEERTVFMAACSAGHVEIAKVLIEAGADVTMTDIKGNSALLLLAKNSHKITALALFFDLVKLILLKEPTLIERRGEDGLLPHEIQGRPEVRKFFLDAWIKYRYAKLYSQGTTKQTKIKVCVIGKAEAGKTTLIKTLKNIYWKNGGDDKRTAGMDVSAAKIKSAGDVVFCDFAGQEFFHKTHGLFFSESTTVFLLVVDLTKDENELKTWSHYFCSFVKCSVVLNEKANFVVVGSKRDLLPIATVGETKLQQVFTYLRLNFGPWFNFYKRYFVLNCRDRKSSDLDLLREAISEVKALTIKAAQEVPIIVEAATASFLPTLRHPFTKRQSVLDKVRLFFSADGRQKEEIHTRTMSVLENLPETGKEKSIHLMELSIFKDIMAHGLYPGLTVEVQKLLTEFLQGIGEILVIEDRIILDPTWLCHNIIGPLLSPLDSEFPVSLVCSPPGTTTKDDIQSALEAFNRRKWENIDETIRLLCHLEICYELPSKQNTYQFPALLEEKRPSNVWSENSGMTIYVGRRVRRAEETDIITPGTMPFLQCHVRNVPCFHGLDPVVWQDGLIIRDKIDDVLVEGLITLQEQDKALDFVVRGPVNSERECLKLLNNLMKTGKEILRKRSPGTESLLWYISSTELKQLKEFPLAYEKATINEKIETSTKSSASVSKGMVIDSLRDLLALGDNHIDYLSCNTLSAIIMCLEKDDAALDALKGHLPGLSNADQIKCNTAEELFSTWSKNVVATTHCFAIAARRSNLPYLLALLSEDGAIELSADETIEAKEDLAFIRTNSPSTIKRRRVEQATGPLSALSTSDDEEISSLFDEDYLDEPLTGREIFRAAERIQPVWNLVGRVLGPEPFQRFQLHAFGEKKNDHERALDMLDAWANQFGRRATRRHFIASMRDVGYLKEVASIFSGPQ from the exons ATGGCCGTCTCGAGGAATGATAAATGCTTGCGAGATTCGCTTGTTGGCGCGATTGAAGTAGGTGACTTTGAAGGAGTGAAAGAATGCCTGAGAAAAGGAGCGAAATTCAATTATCTCGCGCCTTTGCCTAAAGCATGTGCAAATGGTCACGTGAAAATTGCtgaaattttaattgacaGCGGAGAACAAGTGAATAAGGCAGACACG TTTGGACGCACGGCTTTGCAGAGAGCATGTGCAAATGGTCACTTGGATGTTGCTAAACTTTTAATTGACAGCGGAGCACGAGTGAATAAGGCGGGCATG GCTGGACTCACGGCTTTGCAGGAAGCATCTATTAATGGTCACTTGGATGTCGCTAAAGTTTTAATTGACAGCGGAGCACAAGTGAATGAGGCAGACATG TATGATGGACGCACGGCTTTGCAGGAAGCATGTTCTCATGGTCACTTGGATGTTGCTAAACTTTTAATTGACAGCGGAGCAGAAGTGAATAAAGCAGACGAG TATGGACGCACGGCTTTGCAGGGAGCATGTGCAAATGGTCACTTGGATGTTGCTAAACTTTTAATTGACAGCGGAGTACAAGTGAATGAGGCGGGCACG GGTGGACTCACGGCTTTGCAGGAAGCATTTATTAATGGTCACTTGGATGTCGGTAAACTTTTACTTGACAGCGGAGCACAAGTGAATGAAGCAAACGAG GGTGGACTCACGGCTTTGCGTGGAGCATCTATTAATGGTTTCTTTGATGTTGCTAAACTTTTAATTGACAGCGGAGCACAAGTGAATGAGGCGGACGAG GATGGTTTCACGCCTTTGCAGGGAGCATGTTCTCATGGTCACTTGGATGTTGCTAAACTTTTAATTGACAGCGGAGCAGAAGTGAATAAAGCAGACAAG TATGGACGCACGGCTTTGCAGGAAGCATTTATTAATGGTCACTTGGATGTCGGGAAACTTTTACTTGACAGCGGAGCACAAGTGAATGAGGCACACACG GGTGGACTCACGGCTTTGCGTGGAGCATCTATTAATGGTCTCTTTGATGTTGCTAAACTTTTAATTGACAGCGGAGCACAAGTGAATGAGGCGGACGAG GATGGTTTCACGCCTTTGCAGGGAGCATGTTCTCATGGTCACTTGGGTGTTGCTAAACTTTTAATTGAAAGCGGAGCACAATTGAATAAGGCAGACGAG TATGGACGCACGGCTTTGCGGGAAGCATTTTCTTGTGGTCACTTGGATGTTGCTAAACTTTTAATTGGCAGCGGAGCACAAGTGAATGAGGCAGACGAG TATGGACTCACGGCTTTGCAGGATGCATGTGCAAATGGTCTCTTTGATGTTGCTAAACTTTTAATTGACAGCGGAGCACAAGTGAATGAGCCAGGCAGG TATGGACTCACGGCTTTGCAGAATGCATGTGCAACTGGTCACTTGGATGTTGCTAAACTTTTAATTGACAGCGGAGCACAAGTGAATGAGCCAGGCAGG TATGGACACACGGCTTTGCAGAATGCATGTGCAACTGGTCACTTGGATGTTGCTAAACTTTTAATTGACAGCGGAGCACAAGTGAATAAAGCAGACGAG TTTGGACGCACGGCTTTGCAGGGAGCATGTGCAAATGGTCACTTGGATGTTGCTAATCTTTTAATTGACAGCGGAGCACAAGTAAATGAGGCAGGCAGG TATGGAGGCACGGCTTTGCAGGGATCATGTGTAAATGGTCACTTGGATGTTGCTAAACTTTTAATTGACAGCGGAGCACGAGTGAATGAGGCAGGCAGG TATGGACGCACGGCTTTGCAGGGAGCATGTGAAAATGGTCACTTGGATGTTGCTAAACATTTAATTGACAGCGGAGCACAAGTGAATAAAGCAGACGAG TATAGATCCACGGCTTTACA CCGAGCACAAGTGAATGAGGCAGGCACG TATGGAGGCACGGCTTTGCAGGGAGCATGTGAAAATGGTCACTTGGATGTTGCTAAACTTTTAATTGACAGCGGAGCACAAGTGAATGAGGCAGGCAGG GATGGTTTCACGCCTTTGTTTTCAGCATCTTTTAATTGTCACTTGGATGTTGCTAAACTTTTAATTAACGCTGGAGCGTTGGTGAATGAGGGAGATGAG ACTCTGTCCACAGCCTTATATGAGGCATGTCAAACTGGTCGCTTAGAAATGTCAAAATATTTAATCTACGCTGGAGCAGACGTCAATAAGATGTATAAG GTAGCCTGTCTCAATGGTCACTTGGATGTTGCTAAATTTTTACTTGACGCTGGAGCAGATGTAACTAAAATTGAGCCAGACGAG ATTTTGTTCTCTGGCTTGCGTCAACAATGCAGAACTGGTCGCGGAGAAATCATTAGGCTTTTACTCCACGCTGGAGCTAATCTTATT TTTTCAGAGCTTTTCGAAAATGCGTGTGAATGGGGTCACGTGGAAATCGCAAAGGTCTTACTTGGCGCTGGAGTAGATGTCAAAAAGACAGAAATT AGGCTCACACCGTTGTTGTTGAACGCTTGTTGGGAAGGCTACGCAGATGTTGCAGAACTGCTAATCAACGCCGGAGCCGATGTAAACGAGACAGTCTTGGAATCT GAGGAACGTACGGTTTTTATGGCAGCATGTTCGGCTGGTCACGTAGAAATTGCGAAAGTACTAATCGAAGCTGGAGCAGACGTCACTATGACGGACATT AAAGGAAATTCAGCTTTGCTTCTGCTTGCGAAAAATAGTCACAAAATTACTG CTCTCGCTTTATTTTTTGATCTCGTAAAACTCATTCTCCTGAAAGAGCCTACTCTTATTGAACGTCGTGGAGAG GATGGTCTACTTCCTCACGAGATTCAAGGCCGGCCGGAAGTGAGGAAATTTTTCCTGGACGCATGG attaAATATCGATACGCTAAACTTTACTCGCAAGGGACGACCAAGCAAACGAAAATTAAGGTATGCGTTATTGGAAAAGCTGAAGCCGGTAAAACAACTCTCATAAAAACTCTGAAAAACATTTATTGGAAAAATGGAGGTGACGACAAACGGACTGCCGGCATGGATGTATCAGCtgcaaaaattaaatcagCTGGTGACGTTGTCTTTTGCGATTTTGCTGGGCAGGAGTTCTTCCATAAGACGCACGGGTTGTTTTTCTCCGAATCTACCACTGTTTTCCTGCTCGTTGTCGACTTGACGAAAGACGAGAATGAGCTAAAAACTTGGAGCCACTATTTCTGTTCATTCGTGAAATGCAGCGTTGTTCTAAATGAAAAGGCTAACTTCGTCGTTGTAGGAAGCAAGAGAGATTTACTTCCAATTGCCACAGTTGGGGAAACTAAATTGCAGCAAGTTTTCACGTACTTAAGGCTAAATTTTGGTCCTTGGTTTAACTTCTACAAGAGGTATTTTGTTTTGAATTGCCGTGATCGGAAGTCAAGCGATTTGGATCTTCTAAGGGAAGCTATTAGCGAAGTGAAAGCGCTCACCATAAAG GCGGCTCAAGAGGTTCCTATTATAGTTGAGGCGGCAACTGCGTCTTTTTTACCTACGCTGCGGCATCCGTTCACAAAACGCCAATCTGTTCTTGACAAGGTGCGTTTGTTCTTCTCTGCTGACGGTAGACAGAAGGAAGAAATACATACAAGAACTATGTCTGTGTTGGAGAATCTTCCTGAGACCGGAAAG GAAAAAAGCATTCATTTAATGGAATTGAGCATTTTTAAGGATATAATGGCACACGGCCTCTACCCTGGCCTCACCGTTGAAGTTCAAAAGCTACTTACCGAGTTTCTACAAGGAATCGGCGAG ATTTTAGTGATTGAAGATAGGATCATTTTGGATCCAACTTGGCTATGTCACAATATCATTGGTCCACTCTTGTCTCCTTTGGATTCTGAGTTTCCAGTTTCTCTTGTGTGCTCTCCACCCGGAACAACAACCAAGGATGACATCCAGAGTGCACTTGAAGCCTTCAACAGGCGAAAGTGGGAAAATATCGACGAAACAATTCGGCTTCTGTGCCATTTGGAAATTTGCTATGAGCTTCCTAGTAAACAGAATACCTATCAGTTTCCAGCTCTACTGGAGGAGAAACGTCCGTCTAATGTGTGGTCTGAAAATTCTGGGATGACGATTTACGTTGGACGTCGAGTGAGACGAGCTGAAGAGACGGACATAATCACTCCAGGAACTATGCCGTTTCTTCAGTGTCACGTTCGCAATGTTCCTTGTTTCCACGGCTTAGATCCTGTCGTTTGGCAAGACGGGTTGATAATCAGAGATAAAATAGACGATGTCTTGGTGGAAGGACTGATAACATTGCAAGAGCAGGATAAAGCATTGGATTTCGTTGTGCGTGGGCCGGTTAATTCCGAGCGGGAATGCCTGAAACTTCTTAATAATTTAATGAAAACTgggaaagaaattcttcgaaAGAGGAGTCCAGGGACAGAAAGCCTTCTCTGGTACATCAGCTCTACCGAATTGAAGCAGTTGAAAGAGTTTCCTTTGGCTTACGAAAAAGCAACTATTAACGAAAAGATAGAGACTTCAACAAAGTCAAGCGCTTCAGTCAGCAAGGGAATGGTCATAGACAGCCTTAGAGATCTTCTTGCTCTTGGCGACAACCACATCGACTACCTATCTTGCAATACACTCTCCGCTATAATAATGTGCTTGGAGAAAGACGATGCGGCATTGGACGCTTTGAAAGGGCATTTGCCGGGCTTGTCAAATGCTGACCAAATTAAATGCAATACAGCAGAAGAGCTGTTTTCTACTTGGAGTAAAAATGTTGTCGCTACAACGCATTGCTTTGCTATTGCTGCAAGGCGATCTAATTTGCCGTACTTGTTAGCTCTTTTGAGTGAAGATGGTGCTATAGAACTGTCTGCTGATGAG acgatAGAGGCAAAAGAAGACTTGGCTTTCATTCGGACTAATTCTCCTTCCACAATTAAAA GGCGTCGTGTTGAGCAAGCAACTGGACCTCTGTCTGCGCTTTCCAcaagtgacgacgaag AAATCTCTTCTCTATTTGATGAGGACTACCTTGATGAACCATTGACCGGACGCGAAATATTTCGAGCGGCTGAACGCATTCAACCAGTATGGAATCTTGTTGGAAGAGTTTTGGGACCGGAACCTTTCCAGCGTTTCCAACTGCATGCAtttggagaaaaaaagaacgatcACGAACGTGCTCTAGATATGCTGGACGCGTGGGCGAACCAGTTCGGCAGAAGAGCAACCCGCAGGCACTTCATTGCTTCTATGAGGGACGTGGGCTACTTAAAAGAAGTAgcctcaattttttctg GCCCACAATGA